One part of the Chiroxiphia lanceolata isolate bChiLan1 chromosome 14, bChiLan1.pri, whole genome shotgun sequence genome encodes these proteins:
- the AKAP14 gene encoding A-kinase anchor protein 14 isoform X1 codes for MDKEEDKDHTPPVNERSSTEDCLPELKKKEKEAKRVIKTIQWTTGNNFTVERGRQQIEELISTWDIHKSWLHHSEFLEEEELKDSKRYHYRACWGIPTRRKPIPRATASVYFVIVISKLKPDTSPVEVFFRLESSRLIHRPEECQFREKWLQDIIENKIILIERLSSQ; via the exons ATGGACAAGGAAGAGGACAAAGATCACACACCCCCAGTCAATGAGAGAAGCAGTACAGAGGACTGTCTGccagagctgaagaaaaaggaaaaag aagCCAAGCGTGTTATCAAAACTATCCAGTGGACCACAGGCAACAACTTCACAGTGGAGAGAGGGCGGCAGCAGATTGAAGAGCTCATTTCT ACATGGGACATTCACAAAAGCTGGCTTCACCACTCAGAATTTCTTGAGGAAGAAGAACTGAAGGACAGCAAGAGGTACCATTACAGAGCTTGCTGGGGCATCCCAACACGCAGAAAACCCATCCCACGAGCAACAGCAAGTGTCTACTTTGTTATAGTGATCTCCAAACTCAAACCTGAC ACCTCGCCTGTGGAGGTTTTCTTCAGACTGGAGTCCAGCAGGCTGATTCACAG GCCAGAAGAGTGTCAGTTTAGAGAAAAGTGGCTTCAGGacattattgaaaataaaataatcctcATAGAAAGACTCAGTTCCCAATGA
- the ZBTB33 gene encoding transcriptional regulator Kaiso, whose protein sequence is MEGKKLISATDTQYSSVLLQSLNEQRGHGLFCDVTVIVEDRKFRAHRNILSASSTYFHQLFSVAGQVVELSFVRAEIFAEILNYIYSSKIISVRSDLLDELIKSGQQLGVKFIADLGIAPSEEKNVPSEVKDGASETSSPSQRDAETQVPLIRPESQEATDGMPVITQSFSLHGIEYETTKITVSDSDDEDDDVIFCSEIVPPKECTKDKNAASQNQPCSSPAGASDQKTCAGGGSPCLTNTTAAQNLTLSASQLNPNQTQSGAESLVSATPQHFTPNIIVLNKPLLNSSLGASSLHQTHVTPTINLLEENQQPSNKSSLTEVETTAVDDEEVVEDDVDIISSSSPGSVSSSSLVQQSSVPKAATTEGSGVQKKQVVTFPQESFAKPGEFKIKISDVLSGNNKEFNSGIASKNVADGQKIITLDTAAEIGGLSTGCKVYANIGEDTYDIVIPVKGDSEEGEAKPEDTPRTSGDESSNRKRMKVKHDDHYELIVDGRVYYICIVCKRSYACLTSLRRHFNVHSWEKKYPCRYCDKVFALAEYRTKHELHHTGERRYQCLTCGKTFINYQITVSHIRSVHSQDPSGDTKLYRLHPCRSLQIRQYAYISDRPSSIPGMNEGGIVYRVGSGKDGTEGAAPNSPAKQISWDDIFVPPGNETMFKQNPSEGSTEFEFVIPESY, encoded by the coding sequence atggagggaaaaaaacttaTCTCTGCAACAGACACACAGTATTCTAGTGTGCTTCTTCAGTCTTTGAATGAACAACGTGGCCATGGACTTTTTTGTGATGTTACAGTCATCGTGGAGGACCGGAAATTTCGAGCTCACAGAAACATCCTTTCGGCCTCAAGCACTTATTTTCACCAGCTTTTCTCAGTGGCTGGTCAGGTGGTTGAACTGAGCTTTGTGAGAGCAGAAATTTTTGCAGAAAttcttaattatatttatagTTCGAAAATAATCAGCGTTCGATCCGATTTACTTGATGAACTGATCAAatcagggcagcagctgggggtGAAGTTCATAGCTGATCTGGGCATAGCTCCGTCCGAAGAGAAAAACGTGCCAAGCGAGGTCAAAGATGGTGCTTCAGAAACTTCTAGTCCAAGTCAAAGGGATGCTGAAACACAAGTACCTCTAATCAGGCCAGAGAGTCAAGAGGCAACGGATGGGATGCCAGTTATAACACAGTCATTCTCCTTACATGGCATAGAATATGAGACTACAAAAATTACAGTGAGCGACTCGGATGATGAGGACGatgatgtaattttttgttctgaGATTGTTCCTCCAAAAGAATGTACTAAAGATAAAAATGCTGCAAGCCAGAACCAGCCTTGCTCAAGTCCAGCTGGAGCTTCTGACCAAAAAACCTGTGCCGGTGGTGGCTCTCCCTGTTTGACAAACACCACAGCAGCTCAAAACCTCACCTTGTCTGCCAGTCAGctaaacccaaaccaaacacagtCAGGTGCTGAATCGCTTGTCTCAGCAACTCCCCAGCATTTTACCCCTAATATCATCGTGCTAAACAAGCCTCTGCTTAACTCATCACTTGGTGCCAGCTCCTTGCATCAAACACATGTGACCCCTACAATTAATTTACTTGAGGAGAACCAGCAGCCATCTAATAAGAGCTCCTTAACTGAAGTGGAAACAACTGCTGTTGATGATGAAGAGGTTGTTGAAGATGATGTCGATATCATTAGCTCCTCTAGTCCTGGTtcagtcagcagcagctctttggtTCAGCAGTCTTCTGTTCCCAAGGCAGCAACCACTGAGGGATCAGGCGTACAGAAAAAGCAGGTTGTTACATTTCCACAAGAGTCATTTGCTAAACCTggagaatttaaaataaaaatctcagatGTCCTTAGTGGAAACAACAAGGAATTCAATTCGGGCATAGCATCAAAGAATGTGGCAGATGGGCAGAAAATCATAACATTAGATACAGCAGCTGAAATAGGAGGCTTATCGACAGGCTGTAAGGTTTATGCAAACATCGGTGAGGATACGTACGACATAGTCATCCCTGTAAAGGGGGATTCCGAGGAGGGGGAAGCCAAGCCTGAGGACACGCCCAGAACATCTGGTGATGAATCTTCAAACAGGAAACGCATGAAAGTAAAGCACGATGACCATTACGAGCTCATAGTGGATGGCAGAGTGTACTACATCTGCATCGTGTGTAAGAGATCCTACGCGTGTCTGACGAGCTTACGGAGACATTTTAACGTCCACTCCTGGGAGAAGAAGTACCCGTGCCGGTACTGTGACAAGGTGTTTGCTCTGGCGGAGTATCGCACCAAGCACGAGCTCCACCACACCGGGGAGCGAAGGTACCAGTGCTTGACGTGTGGCAAGACTTTCATCAACTACCAAATTACGGTCTCCCACATCAGATCGGTTCACAGCCAAGACCCTTCCGGAGACACCAAGCTCTACCGGCTGCACCCCTGCAGGTCCCTGCAGATCAGGCAGTACGCCTACATCAGTGACCGCCCGAGCAGCATCCCGGGAATGAACGAGGGGGGAATTGTCTATCGTGTTGGCTCAGGGAAGGACGGCACTGAAGGGGCAGCACCTAACTCTCCAGCCAAACAAATTAGCTGGGATGACATTTTCGTTCCGCCGGGAAACGAAACGATGTTCAAACAAAATCCGTCAGAGGGAAGTACTGAGTTTGAGTTTGTAATACCAGAGTCTTACTGA
- the NDUFA1 gene encoding NADH dehydrogenase [ubiquinone] 1 alpha subcomplex subunit 1 — MWYEILPGMAIMGVCLSIPGLSTMFINRLNNGGKEKRIARFPFQWTLMERDRRISGVNKYYVSKGLENIDKGGSTLKNPRIY; from the exons ATGTGGTACGAGATCTTGCCCGGCATGGCCATCATGGGCGTCTGCCTCAGCATCCCCGGCTTATCCACCATGTTCATAAACCGCTTGAACAACGGCGGCAAG GAGAAGAGGATCGCCCGCTTCCCCTTCCAGTGGACCCTGATGGAAAGGGATCGGCGGATTTCGGGTGTCAACAAGTACTACGTGTCAAAG ggTCTGGAGAACATAGACAAAGGTGGCAGCACTTTGAAGAATCCACGTATCTATTGA
- the UPF3B gene encoding regulator of nonsense transcripts 3B codes for MGARGRAALPWPGIGIRSGAGMKEDKENARPKERRGAAAGPGAVLGAGPGPAAGTEGRAGAAEIDRLERPKDKKETLSKVVIRRLPPSLTKEQLEEHLQPLPEHDYFEFFANDSSLYPHMFSRAYINFKNQEDIVLFRDRFDGYVFVDHKGQEYAAIVEFAPFQKAAKKKSKKKDAKTGTIEDDPEYKKFLESYSADDEKLTSTPETLLEEIEARNKELIAKKTTPLLNFLKNKQRLREEKREERRRRELERKRQREEERRKWKEEERRKRKEAEKLKKVDRCPEKERDRSKEEPKIKLLKKPEKDEKDLERKEKSKKLEKETLREEKIASSASAKRSDGETKEEKAKKSEDECVKDYRDRDRDFDRDREYERAQREKLRRQEEERRRQKERYEKEKVFRRKEEEVKKERDLLREKGKKSDLTDFTSSTDKSEKVTKDDKKEDTIKRDRIRNKDRPAMQLYQPGARSRSRLCQYEDSAAKPTDQGVDKKQESETSHMKEEE; via the exons ATGGGCGCGCGGGGGCGCGCGGCGCTGCCCTGGCCCGGGATCGGGAtccggagcggggccgggatgAAGGAGGACAAGGAGAACGCCAGGCCCAAGGAgcggcgcggggccgccgccgggccgggggctgTACtgggcgcggggccgggccctgCCGCCGGCACGGAGGGCAGGGCCGGCGCGGCCGAGATCGACCGCCTGGAGCGGCCCAAGGACAAGAAGGAGACGCTCAGCAAG GTGGTGATTCGGCGGCTCCCGCCCAGCCTGAcgaaggagcagctggaggagcacctgcagcccctgcccgaGCACGACTACTTCGAGTTCTTCGCCAACGACTCCAG CCTGTACCCGCACATGTTCTCCAGAGCCTACATCAACTTCAAGAACCAGGAAGACATAGTCCTCTTCAGGGATCGCTTCGACGGCTATGTTTTCGTCGATCACAAAG GTCAGGAGTATGCTGCCATAGTTGAGTTTGCACCTTtccaaaaagctgcaaaaaagaagagtaagaaaaagGATGCCAAAACTGGAACTATCGAAGATG ATCCAGAATACAAGAAGTTTTTGGAAAGTTACAGTGCAGATGACGAAAAATTAACCTCCACTCCTGAAACTTTGTTAGAGGAAATAGAGGCAAGAAACAAAGAGCTAATAG CTAAAAAGACTACTCCTTTATTGAActtcttgaaaaacaaacag agactgagagaagaaaaaagagaggagaggaggaggagagaattggaaagaaaaagacaaagagaagaagagagaagaaaatggaaagaggaggagagaaggaagagaaaagaagcagaaaaattgaAGAAAGTAGACAGATgcccagaaaaagaaagagacagatCAAAAGAAGAACCAAAGATTAAG cTACTTAAGAAGcctgaaaaagatgaaaaagacttggagagaaaagaaaaatccaagaaactggaaaaagagactctgagggaggaaaaaattgcGAGTAGTGCATCTGCCAAACGATCTGATGGGGAGACAAAAgaagagaaggcaaaaaa ATCAGAAGATGAGTGTGTAAAGGACTACAGGGACCGAGATAGAGATTTTGACAGAGACAGAGAATATGAGAGAGCGCAGAGAGAGAAACTGAGACGCCAAGAAGAGGAGCGTCGGAGGCAGAAAGAGCGCTATGAGAAAGAGAAggtttttagaagaaaagaggaagaggtgaaaaaggagagagacttactcagagaaaagggaaagaaaagtgatCTTACAGACTTTACCAGCAGCACGGACAAATCTGAGAAAGTAACCAAAGATGATAAAAAAGAGGATACAATTAAGAGAGATCGTATCAGAAACAAG GATCGCCCAGCAATGCAGCTGTACCAGCCAGGAGCCCGAAGCCGAAGCAGATTGTGTCAGTATGAAGACAGTGCTGCAAAGCCCACAGATCAGGGAGTGGATAAGAAACAAGAGAGTGAGACCAGTCACATGAAGGAAGAGGAGTGA
- the NKAP gene encoding NF-kappa-B-activating protein — protein MAPVSRSRSPPADSPERRARRSRSRSRSRERNVPRRPSHRRSRSRSRSRSPGPPRSAAHHGHHHHGKGWPEYYEKEKEEILRQRRLNERERIGELGAPEVWGLSPKVPDPDSDEHTPVEDEEAKSKSSSSDSSSEEEKKKKKKKRNKKKRKASKRKRRKHSEDSDSESESEQNSSDEDKKKSKKRKKKSKKKKYKKKKNKKSRKESSDSSSEDSDDETVQGDDLWIERSKNTEADSLIGPEAPKTHASQDDRPLNYGHALLPGEGAAMAEYVKAGKRIPRRGEIGLTSEEIASFESSGYVMSGSRHRRMEAVRLRKENQIYSADEKRALASFNQEERRKRENKILASFREMVYRKTKGKEEK, from the exons ATGGCGCCCGTCTCTCGctcccgctccccgcccgccgaCAGCCCCGAGCGCCGCGCCCgccgatcccgatcccgatcccgatcccgggAGCGCAACGTCCCGAGGCGCCCGAGCCACCGGCGGAGCCGCAGCCGGTCGCGGTCGCGCAGCCCCGGCCCGCCGCGCTCCGCCGCGCACCACGGGCATCACCACCACGGCAAGGGCTGGCCCGAGTACTAcgagaaggagaaggaggagatcCTACGGCAGAG GAGACtcaatgagagagagagaattggAGAGCTGGGGGCACCTGAAGTCTGGGGGCTGTCACCAAAGGTTCCTGACCCCGA ttctGATGAGCATACACCAGTAGAAGATGAAGAGGCAAAATCGAAGAGTAGTTCTTCGGATTCCAGCTCAGAAG aggaaaagaagaaaaagaagaagaaaagaaacaagaaaaaacgTAAGGCATCCAAAAGAAAGCGCAGAAAACATTCCGAGGACAGCGACAGTGAGTCAGAGTCTGAGCAGAACTCCAGTG atgaagataaaaagaaaagcaagaagaggaaaaagaagagcaaaaa GAAGAAgtataagaaaaagaaaaataagaagagcAGGAAGGAATCCAGCGATTCCAGTAGCGAAGATTCTGACGATGAAACAGTTCAAGGGGATGATCTCTGGATTGAGAGATCAA AAAATACCGAAGCTGATAGCTTGATTGGACCAGAGGCTCCCAAAACTCATGCGTCTCAGGATGACAGGCCTTTGAA ctatggACACGCCCTCCTGCCGGGTGAAGGTGCAGCAATGGCAGAGTACGTAAAAGCAGGAAAACGTATTCCCCGGAGAGGCGAGATCGGTTTAACCAGTGAAGAGATTGCATCGTTTGAGAGCTCTGGTTACGTCATGAGTGGCAGCAG ACACCGGCGCATGGAAGCCGTGCGTCTGCGCAAGGAGAACCAGATCTACAGCGCAGATGAGAAGAGAGCCCTGGCCTCCTTCAAccaagaggagaggaggaaacgAGAGAACAAGATCCTCGCAAGCTTTCGAGAGATGGTCTACAGAAAGACGAAGGGCAAAGAGGAGAAATAA
- the AKAP14 gene encoding A-kinase anchor protein 14 isoform X2 encodes MDKEEDKDHTPPVNERSSTEDCLPELKKKEKAKRVIKTIQWTTGNNFTVERGRQQIEELISTWDIHKSWLHHSEFLEEEELKDSKRYHYRACWGIPTRRKPIPRATASVYFVIVISKLKPDTSPVEVFFRLESSRLIHRPEECQFREKWLQDIIENKIILIERLSSQ; translated from the exons ATGGACAAGGAAGAGGACAAAGATCACACACCCCCAGTCAATGAGAGAAGCAGTACAGAGGACTGTCTGccagagctgaagaaaaaggaaaaag CCAAGCGTGTTATCAAAACTATCCAGTGGACCACAGGCAACAACTTCACAGTGGAGAGAGGGCGGCAGCAGATTGAAGAGCTCATTTCT ACATGGGACATTCACAAAAGCTGGCTTCACCACTCAGAATTTCTTGAGGAAGAAGAACTGAAGGACAGCAAGAGGTACCATTACAGAGCTTGCTGGGGCATCCCAACACGCAGAAAACCCATCCCACGAGCAACAGCAAGTGTCTACTTTGTTATAGTGATCTCCAAACTCAAACCTGAC ACCTCGCCTGTGGAGGTTTTCTTCAGACTGGAGTCCAGCAGGCTGATTCACAG GCCAGAAGAGTGTCAGTTTAGAGAAAAGTGGCTTCAGGacattattgaaaataaaataatcctcATAGAAAGACTCAGTTCCCAATGA